From a single Stomoxys calcitrans chromosome 4, idStoCalc2.1, whole genome shotgun sequence genomic region:
- the LOC106088517 gene encoding lipase 3, with product MKSGITLTILTLIILRFRQIVGITATTSTERIAVAGYGSEIHNITTPDGYVVSLFRLKNSTQGPTASSSAPVVLLMHGLLCSSDLWILKGLKSHLAYDLMDKGYDVWLGNCRGNTYGQNHVSLTASDRLFWRFSWHEIALNDLPSTIDYILKETGQASLHYVGHSQGCTILFVLLSMRPEYNQKLRTAHMLAPVAYMKNVRSLLFNALKLFLGNYSPLSALIGDTALLQQPILQYMFGIYQCRRQQLPLETCASIYYFIFGGRSAYFRDSALQDAYDSSPAPASSHQIIHYLQLIASGYFRQYDYGPEGNMQQYNQSSPPEYKVANIKTRFPLHLYYSDYDELSTKTDVEKFSRILGGHKTVSHFIPLKNFAHIDFIWAYNVGEVINEPILKIMNEAEEILKREP from the exons ATGAAGTCCGGCATTACGTTAACAATTCTAACACTAATAATTCTAAGGTTTCGCCAAATAGTGGGGATAACAGCAACAACTAGT ACCGAACGCATTGCAGTTGCTGGTTATGGCAGTGAGATTCACAATATCACCACCCCAGATGGCTATGTGGTAAGCCTGTTTCGCTTGAAAAACTCCACACAAGGTCCTACTGCCTCATCGTCTGCACCTGTGGTTCTCCTAATGCATGGTTTGCTATGTTCCTCTGATCTTTGGATTCTAAAGGGTCTAAAAAGTCACCTGGCCTATGATTTGATGGATAAAGGCTATGATGTCTGGCTGGGCAATTGTCGTGGCAATACCTATGGCCAAAATCATGTCTCCTTAACGGCCAGTGATCGTTTGTTTTGGAGATTTTCCTGGCATGAGATTGCCTTAAAcgatttaccctccaccatagattacATACTCAAGGAAACCGGTCAAGCCTCTTTGCATTATGTGGGTCATTCGCAAGGTTGCACCATTTTGTTTGTATTGCTCTCCATGCGGCCGGAATATAATCAAAAACTGAGAACTGCCCATATGTTGGCCCCTGTGGCCTATATGAAAAATGTTCGCTCGTTGCTATTCAATGCCTTGAAGCTGTTTCTGGGCAACTATTCACCTTTGAGCGCACTGATAGGTGATACCGCTTTGTTGCAGCAACCCATCTTGCAGTACATGTTTGGCATTTATCAATGTCGCCGCCAGCAATTGCCCTTGGAGACCTGTGCCTCTATATACTATTTTATATTTGGAGGAAGATCTGCATATTTTAGAGAT TCTGCCTTGCAAGATGCCTATGACTCCAGCCCAGCACCTGCTTCCTCTCATCAGATCATACACTATCTCCAGCTTATAGCCTCAGGCTATTTCCGCCAGTATGATTATGGCCCCGAAGGCAATATGCAGCAATACAATCAATCATCACCTCCCGAATATAAGGTGGCAAATATAAAAACCCGCTTTCCTTTACATCTGTACTACAGTGATTACGATGAATTGTCCACCAAAACGGATGTGGAGAAATTCAGTCGAATTTTGGGCGGCCATAAGACTGTTAGTCATTTTATACCTTTAAAGAATTTCGCTCACATAGATTTTATATGGGCCTATAATGTCGGAGAAGTCATCAATGAACCCATATTGAAAATAATGAATGAGGCTGAGGAAATTTTGAAGAGGGAACCCTGA
- the LOC106088338 gene encoding lipase 3-like — protein sequence MQAFDVVAITSAMKAWFLICTFTFSFSLELGALSHNTKSTADRILDFGYHSETHKVTTTDGYGLTLFRIRPARIRDDRNPNGPVVLMMHGLMSSSDGWVINGPSQALAFLLAEAGYDIWLGNARGNPYSQQHRKWSNATQRFWHFSIHEIGIYDLPAIMDYILHVTQQTSLHYVGHSQGCMILLILLSTHKEYNDKIRTAHLLAPVAFMKHANQFLLRLIALLFARPSPLNALIGDRPLLQSQLIMDFLGGNRCRPITSYPLECSNVLFLVSGGWSGYFNKTLLPSIFATHPASCSTNQYIHLAQLHVTARFHAFDFGREENLLQYSRPEPPAYDLSKINTLLPIHIYYSDYDEFASKRDVEYLIQVMGKRAISHFVDLPQFTHTDFIWAINVKETINRPILDIMNQAEGT from the exons ATGCAAGCATTCGATGTGGTTGCA ATCACATCGGCAATGAAGGCCTGGTTCTTAATTTGCACATTCACTTTCAGTTTCAGCTTAGAGCTTGGCGCTCTGAGCCACAATACGAAATCGACG GCAGATCGAATTCTTGATTTTGGCTATCACAGTGAGACACATAAAGTCACAACAACAGATGGATATGGGCTGACGTTATTCCGCATTAGGCCGGCCAGAATAAGAGATGACCGAAATCCCAATGGGCCAGTTGTATTAATGATGCATGGCTTAATGAGTTCCTCTGATGGCTGGGTTATCAATGGACCTTCGCAGGCTTTGGCTTTCCTATTGGCCGAGGCAGGTTATGACATATGGTTGGGAAATGCCAGAGGCAACCCTTATTCCCAGCAACATAGAAAATGGTCTAACGCAACACAACGTTTTTGGCATTTCTCCATACATGAAATTGGAATCTATGATCTGCCGGCCATTATGGATTATATACTGCATGTAACCCAGCAAACATCTTTACACTATGTAGGTCACTCGCAAGGTTGCATGATTTTATTGATTCTACTCTCCACTCATAAGGAGTACAACGATAAGATAAGAACGGCTCATTTATTGGCCCCGGTGGCCTTTATGAAACATGCCAATCAATTTCTGTTGCGTTTGATTGCCTTACTCTTTGCAAGACCTAGTCCATTGAATGCTCTCATAGGCGACAGACCCTTACTGCAAAGCCAGCTGATAATGGATTTTCTGGGAGGCAATCGTTGCCGACCCATAACTTCTTACCCGTTGGAGTGTTCCAATGTTTTATTTCTTGTGAGTGGAGGCTGGTCGGGATATTTTAATAAG ACTTTATTACCCTCCATCTTTGCTACTCATCCGGCAAGTTGTTCCACCAATCAGTATATACATTTGGCCCAATTACATGTGACCGCTAGATTTCATGCCTTTGATTTTGGCCGTGAGGAAAATCTGCTGCAATATTCTCGACCAGAACCTCCTGCCTACGATCTTTCGAAAATCAACACCCTTTTACCAATACACATCTATTATAGTGACTATGATGAATTTGCTTCAAAACGCGATGTTGAATATCTTATCCAAGTTATGGGTAAGAGGGCCATATCACATTTTGTAGATCTGCCACAATTTACCCATACGGATTTTATATGGGCCATCAATGTCAAGGAAACAATCAATCGGCCCATATTAGATATAATGAATCAAGCAGAGGGAACATGA
- the LOC106088515 gene encoding lipase 3-like, producing MKIFVVIVQIVLTLQLQHKVFGFLVSRKTTADRIRNFGYSSESHNVVTKDGYILSMFRVKNNTLTAQGPKPVVLMIHGLTSSSDIFIIRGAKDALAFNLVDAGYDVWLANCRGNTYSNRHLTLSTHDRRYWQYSWDVMAVNDLPMFIDYVLKVTQQASLHYVGHSQGTAIMFALLSQQPRYNKKLKTTHMFAPIAYMKYAQSMAIRLSAPLLGTYGPLDPLYGDRAFLQNPLFLQLSGIAKCRSPLTFPGICAFWVGVAGGFTNHTSESLYPEIFNTHPSPSSAHQFIHLVQLYVSGHFRPYDYGLQGNMKRYNRTTPPDYRVEKINPKFPINLYYSDYDVLSSKRDSEHFSAILGKRSVRHFIDVPNFNHFDFLWSIKVKETINRGVLQRMNEAEALLAKT from the exons ATGAAAATATTTGTAGTCATAGTGCAAATAGTCCTTACCCTACAATTGCAGCACAAGGTATTTGGATTTCTAGTATCACGTAAAACAACG GCAGATCGCATACGAAACTTTGGCTATTCCAGTGAGTCCCACAATGTGGTTACAAAAGATGGTTACATTTTGTCTATGTTTCGTGTCAAAAATAACACCCTGACAGCTCAAGGACCAAAACCGGTGGTCCTTATGATTCATGGCTTAACAAGTTCCTCCGATATATTCATAATTCGAGGTGCTAAGGATGCCTTGGCCTTTAATCTAGTCGATGCTGGCTATGATGTATGGCTGGCCAATTGTCGTGGTAACACATACAGCAATCGACATTTAACCCTTTCGACCCATGATCGAAGGTATTGGCAATATTCATGGGATGTGATGGCAGTAAATGATTTGCCCATGTTCATAGATTATGTGCTAAAAGTGACTCAGCAAGCGTCCCTGCATTATGTGGGCCACTCTCAGGGAACGGCCATAATGTTTGCCCTGCTCTCCCAACAGCCGAGGTATAATAAAAAACTTAAGACCACTCATATGTTTGCACCCATTGCCTATATGAAATATGCCCAGTCGATGGCCATTCGTTTGTCCGCTCCTCTGCTGGGCACCTACGGCCCATTGGACCCCTTGTATGGGGATAGAGCATTTCTGCAAAATCCTTTATTCTTGCAATTATCAGGCATAGCCAAATGTCGTAGTCCTTTGACCTTTCCAGGAATATGTGCATTTTGGGTAGGAGTTGCTGGAGGTTTTACCAACCATACATCAGAG TCCCTTTATCCTGAGATTTTTAATACTCATCCATCGCCCAGCTCCGCTCATCAGTTCATACATTTGGTCCAGCTCTATGTCTCGGGACACTTTCGTCCCTATGATTATGGACTCCAAGGCAATATGAAACGTTATAATCGCACCACTCCCCCAGATTATAGAGTGGAAAAAATAAATcccaaatttcccataaatcTCTACTACAGCGACTATGATGTTTTGTCATCGAAACGAGATTCAGAGCACTTCAGCGCTATTTTGGGCAAACGTAGCGTTCGACATTTCATTGATGTGCCCAATTTTAaccatttcgattttttgtggtCCATAAAGGTTAAGGAGACCATAAATCGTGGTGTTCTTCAAAGAATGAATGAGGCGGAGGCTTTGTTAGCAAAGACCTAA